CTGATTCTGCTTCCTGGACAGGTGCTTTTTGTACTCCTTCAGCCTATCGTATATGCTGAGCCACTGGTTCTTGATGGGAGGATACTGGACGAGGTCCTCGATGGACAGGCAGATCTTCTCTAGCTCGTCGTTCTCTGCGTAGTAGCGCGCGATGGGGTGGTCAGCCGGAAGCTCTGGGCGCGAGCGATCGATGAGGCCCTCGAAGAGGGCGAGCATGCTTTGGATGTCCTCCTTCTGGCACTGCCCCTCCTCGAACTCCTCGAGCTCCTGCTCCGCCAAGGCGACCTCATACGGCTTGATGGAGTCCACCCGCTCGCGTAGGCGCCTTCGGCCCTCCTCGAGGGTGATCGAGCCGCTATTGTAGGCATCCTTCACCTCAAGGATGAACTTGAGCTTATCCATGTCATGCTCGGGAACGTGATCCATCATGCTCTCGGTCTTGCGCTTCATCTGCGACTCCTTCTCTTGAGGCAAACCTGTCCCTCGGGATATGTTGCCACATCAACAATTGTCAAGGCGTACTGTAACAGAGATGCTGCACCCCCATCAGAGGGTGCAGTTAATCCCTACTAATTATATAGCAATTACGCGCCAGAGATCTTCCCAAAAAGTCGGTAAGCCCACAAGGCTCTGCACCCCAAGGCCTCATGCCGCCTACCTGCCATACTCCTCCTCGACACGTAGTTACGCGTCGGACTCAGGATGACGCTCTTCTCACTGCCGAGAAAGACCTAAAGAACCGGGCTCTATGTATCAGAACCAATCTTTTTGAGATTGCACGTAGATTCGCTGGAACTCTTCATCGCTTTTCGTGAGATACATAACGCCTTCAATGATGCTCACGAGAAACATGGCGAGAGGCACCACAATGGTCCACCAAAGAAAGAAGGTCAGCAAAAACATGATGATACCCGCACTTATGTATCCTAAATAAAACTTGTGAAAACCGAGTATCCCGCAGAATATCGCTAGCAATCCTGCCGCCACTCTGCTCTTGCGAGATACTGGCCGAGTGGGATATGGGGGCTGCGTGAACACCTGCACCTGCGTATATGATGTTGGTTGCTGCGGGTATGCCTGCGTAGCCGACGCTCCGGGCTGATTATATGTCTGCCCCTGCGGCTGGGCGTAGGTGGCGTAGGGTCCCTGCTGCGCGTCCTGCCCCCGAGGATGTGGTCCCTGTGACTGTGGATTTGACTGTGCCTGGTAGTCATCCTCCTGAGATTGGGAAAAGGCCACCTCATGTGTCGTGTTGAAACGCGTTTCCTGAGTAACCGCCTCTGAGAGCGGTGGCCCCTCATCCTCCTGCCCCTCACCCAAGCTCTCGTTCGTCCCTTTGCCTATGGACTTAGAGTCATCGGGCACAAAGAACGACGTACCACGCGAATCTGCCCGATCCGTGGGCGACTCCACCTCCCTGGCAACTCCCTCATCCACTGAGCTGATGACATCGCCTGTCGTAACGTCCTGGACGCCCCCCTCTTCTGTATCCCCCTGTGGGTCTTGCGTCACCACGGTAGCCGTCTCTGTGAGTGCGGGCGTGGTGTCTGTTGCGGAGGATGTGTTCGTAGGTGTCGCGATCCCCACAGCAGGCTGTGCAGTAGGGATGGGGCTGCCGCATTCTGGGCAGATTCGCACCGCATTCGGAACAGAACCTCCATCGTGTGTATGGGTTGACATACTTCCCTCCTTGTCTCGACTTTTATGGTTGAACTGGTTGTAGCCATATGGAGAACAGATAATGGAGACCCGTGTAGAACTATCTTGAGGCAGTGTACCCACCCAGAAAGAGATCAAAGCTCTGAATCGCAGTCCCGAAAGACAGCGATGAAGTCCTCAACGAGCGACTCATGAGCAGACGACTACAAGCCCACATACCAGATGTCGAGAAACCCGGTAAGGGCACAGGAGAGACATCTAAGGGGGCACGCCGTCATGACTGACCATACAACCACGGCCGCATCACCGACAAGGAAGGGCAAGGGACTATGATGAGCCGAGCCACAGGCCGCGCAAACGACGAGGCCATAGACCCTAGATAAGCTGCAGCAAGGCGGCACGACACCCCTGTCCGCCTGCCCCGATCCCGGGCTACAGCGCCGTGTACGTCTTGTCACTCACCGGCTCGCACCACTCGTTCGAGAGGCCCTCTCCGGGAATCCCAAACGCAAGATGACTGAACCAGCTGTCAACCTTCGCTCCGTGCCAGTGCTTGACCTCGGCAGGAATCTCGATGACGTCACCCGGCCTCAGGCCCTGGGCGGGCTTGCCCCACTCCTGGTACCAACCCTCGCCGTCAACGCAGATGAGCACCTGCCCGCCCCCTGTGGTGGCGTGGTGGATGTGCCAGTTGTTGCGGCAACCCGGTTCGAAGGTCACGTTGTGGATGGCAATGGGATCATCTGGCGTCGTGAGCGCCTTTAGGTAGGAGTTCCCTATGAAGTACTGCGCGTAGGCGTCGTTTGGCTCGCCCAGACCAAAGAAGCCTCCATGTCCCTCGACGCCCCCTCCCCCAAGTACCGCGTCGGTGTAGACCTCCTTCGCTAGCTTGAACACCGCCCAGGCGTTTGGCCAGCCCGCATAGAAGGCCACATGCGTCAGGAGCTCGGCCATCTCCGTCTTGCTGACCCCGTTTTCGCGCGCCGACTGTAGGTGATACCTGAGCGAATCGTCGACGATCCCCTTTCCTATGAGCGCACTGACCGTGACGATGGAGCGGAGTTTGAGGGGAAGCTCACTCTCTCGCGACCACACCTGCCCAAAGAGCACGTCATCGTTGAGCTCTGCGAACTTTGGGGCAAAGTCTCCGAGCGCGTCGTGTCCTGCCGTCTGCGTAACCATGCCTGGCTTCCTTCCCACGGTACCATCCCTGCCTGGCATGATATCGCTACAGCCTACCCCCATACACCGGGAAGAGAGAACTGGCCCCGTAGTCCTTGATGCGCTCCATGGACTTCAGGCTCTGCATGTCGCCATCAGAGATGGTGAAATCGACGTCCGCGTTATCCCTCAGATGCTCCACGCTCGTCGTCTTGGGAAGGGCCACCAGGCCCAGTTGGATGTCATAGCGCACGCAGAGCTGTGCGACTGACACGTGATACTTCTTGGCCACCTTCGCTATCTGTGGGTTCTTGAGCACCATGCCGTGGGCGATCGGTGAGTATGCCTCGACCTGGATGCCATGGTCCTGGCAGAAGCGGATGAGCTCGAAGGGTGTGTTGCTCACGTGCGCCAGCACCTGGTTGACCTGGGGTGTGGCATCAGAGTTATCGAGGATGTTTCTAAGGTCATGCTCGTTGAAGTTCGAGACACCGATGACGCGTACCTTGCCCGCCTGCCTCGCGTCGACCAGCGCTCTCCACACCTCCAGGTTTTCCGCCTCGTAGCGGTTGTCAGACTGGTTCACCTCGATCCAGGGCTGGGGACTGTGAATGATCATCTGGTCGAGATAGTCGAGCCCCATCATGGTCAAGGAGCGGTCTATGGACCTCAGTACGGTGTCATAGTCCTTTCGCTCCGCCGCAACCTTGGACGCGACGAAGAGCTCCTCACGTGTGATCCCGCAGTTGCGCACACCCTCGCCCACGCCCCTCTCGTTCCCATAGGACTGGGCCGTGTCGATCATGCGGTAGCCCACCCCCGTCGCGTTCACGACGGCCTGGTACGCCTTGTCATCGCCCAGCAGCCACGTCCCCAGCCCAAGCTTGGGAATAGCCGTCCCGTCGGCGAGCGTGTACCTCTCACTCAGCAACATGCTTCTCCTCATCACCTTGCCAAACGATGCGGGCGCGATGCCAGCTCAGGAGGCCACGCCCGTCACGACCCCTCTGCACCCGGCACCCGCCGGAAGCTCCTAGATGGCACGCTGACCGTGGCATGACGTCCCCTGTCTGACCTCGCGTCTTTTGACATGGTCCCCCATCGTTATCCGTTTGTCAGAACTATCCTAATGGGTGTACGCCTAGAAATGAGCCGAAATGTAAAATGTCTATATTAGATATATAGAAATAGCTGATTGCAATACCAACGGAGAGATACACTTTTACTGGTTGTCTTGGTTGTATCGAAGACAGAAGGCTCGAACGAGGAAGGCGCAGTATGGAACTCAGGGCCCTCAGGTACTTTCTGGCCGTAGCCAGAAAGAGGAACATGACCGAGGCGGCGATCGCCCTGCATGTCACGCAGCCGACCCTCTCCAGGCAAATCTCCGAGCTAGAAGAGGAGCTTGGCACGAGGCTCTTCACGCGCACGAACCGAAGTACCATCCCAACCGAGGTGGGCCTGCGCCTGCGCCAGCGGGCAGAGGAGATCCTCTCCCTCGTGACTCGGATGGAGGACGAGGCGAAGGGCGGTGAGGCCGAGCTCTCTGGCTGCATTCGCATCGGTACCGTCGAGACCTGTGCCACGGGAATGATCGCCGAGGCCTTCGCATCGCTGCTACAGAGCCATCCCAAGGTGACCTGCGAACTCCTCAGTAGAAATGCTGACACGGTTGAGGAGAGACTCGAGCACGGCCTGCTTGATTTCGGGCTCTTACTCGGACCCGTCAAGTTCGAGCGCTACGAGTGCCTGCGCCTGCCCACGACAGAGCTGGTCGGGATTATCACCCGAAGCGACAGCGACTGGGCAGAAAGGTCGTGCGTCACCCCTCGAGACCTGCAGGACATGCCACTGCTACGCTCGTCTCACATCAGCAGGCAGCTTCTTGACCTCACAACGTGGTCGGGTGGAACCCTAGACGTTGGGAGGATGAGGCTCGTAGGTCACTTTGACCTCATCGCAAACGCGACGCCCATCGTGAAAAGCGGCGTAGCAAATGCGCTTTGCATAGACAGCCTGCCGTCCCTCACCTCGGAAGACCTTGCGTTTGTGCCCTTGGAGCCCACAGTGCGCGTCGGCGCCTCCGTCATCTGGAAGCGGCATCGCAGCCTCTCGCGAGCCTCTGCGGCCCTTCTCGAGAAGCTGCGATCAATGGTGGCGCAGGATACGTGAGACACTCATGGCACTCACGGCAGTCGGATCATAGCGGCACCCAGACGTGCCGTTGAGGACACGCCCAGTGCCGGATCTAGACGATACATGCCGTTGCGAGCAGATTGACACCAGCGAAGAAGATACCGACGCCGACCATGGTACCGATCGCGACAGCTGCGATGGCGGGATTCATGAAGCTCATGACGCCGACGATGACCATCAGTATGCCTGTGAGCATAACGACCCACCAATTCCTCGCCATCACCCGCGTATCGAACTCCTTATGGATGCGATGCAGGTGTGAGGAGCGCACGATGCGGAAAAGGCCGATCAAGAGAAGCCACAGGGCAGCCGTGTATGCGACGAAGAGCTCGATTGTGAGCTGCATCGTCTCGCTGACGATAAGGATGATGCCAAAGCACAGCGAGGCAATGGCACCTGCCAAGGTCCAGCCATCCGCGAGTCCAAGCTCCCGACGGCCACCCCATGTGCAGATGTTACCGACTGCATCCAAGATCATGTTGAACCCGATGACCCACCCAAGGGCACGGAACGTCAGCCCTGGGACTGCGATACAGTACACACCCGAGGCAACCATCAGGACGCCCATCACTATCACTATGACCTTACTTGACGTCTTCATCACCACATCACCTTCCAAAACGGGCCGCATCATCAATCGGCTGGTGCCAAAGGCCGCAAACCCAAGAGCTAAGACGTCACGTGAGTATCTAGGACTATACCCCATCCGCACACGACATAGACGAGCTCTTTGATGCGACTGACCACTTCTGCTATCAGCACCAAGGCAGATACGTTACCTATAGGAGACATGGGCTTCATTGGATGATGTACTATAGTCCACCAGGAACGGAACCTATGGCAGTAACAAAATTTGTTGATGAGATGTGAGTCATGCTTCATCTAGAGAAGATAACCGCAAAGAACGTCTGGGACATCCTCAAATTGAAAGTATCGGAGTCACAAAGAGACTTTGTCGCAGCGAATGACGTCAGCATCATCGAGGCATACATCGCCATTACGGCAAACGGGCATGCGTTTTCATTTGGCATATATGACGGAGAGACCCCAGTAGGTTTCTTGATGATTGGTTTTGATGTTGACGATTGCTGGGACGGTACACCGAGGATAGCCAAAGGAAACTATAGCCTTTGGCGCTTAATGATCGATCAAAAGTATCAGAAAAGGGGTTTCGGTAAGAAGGCTATCGCCCTTGGTTTGGATTTTGTTAGATCGTTCCCCTGTGGCAAAGCGAAGTACTGTTGGCTGTCCTATGAGCCAGAAAATGTTGTCGCCCGTCACTTGTATAGCTCATTTCGCTTTACTGAAACTGGTGATATGGATGGGGACGAAATCATTGCCGTATTAGAGCTTTGAGATAACTTAATGTGAAACGTTCGAATGTTCGCTTGGCATACCAGTCCGTCCTTTGGAAGTCTCGCCCTCACGGAAAAGCGCATTCTGTGCCGGCGATGTGACGGAAAAGCGCATTCTGCCTGCGCACCTCACCAAAAGGCGCACTCTGCATGTGGGCGGTCACGCACACTGCGCCTTTCCGTGACGTCTCGGCCGCAGAGTGCGTCTTTCCGTGAGGGTCCGCAACTAGAATGCGCCTTTCCGTAGAATGCGCCTTTCCTCACCTGCGCAAACGTCGAGCCACCTCACGGAAAAGCGCACTCTGGCTCCGGCACCTCACGGAAAAGCGCATTTTGGACAGGGATAGGTCCGCGAGTCTACGTCGAGCTCCCTCGCAGAGGATACCGGCCTTCCTCCTCTCTGGCGCCGCCTGCCACCCGAGCGAGGTTCTGCAGGTTTCAGGCTCACGCGGCTGGACCCATAGCGCACGCCGGCGTCTCCAGACGCGAGGACCGCATGCCTCTTTTCAGTCGTTATCGATCGTACAGCCACAGGTAGGATCGTCACCACAGAGACCAGCAGACCTATCCCCTAGACATGAGACTTCTCAGGATAATCCCTAGATGACGCTAATTGTAGAACTACAGCTCCAGGCCGAGGACGTCACGGTCGAATTCCCTGACGTCGATTGACGAGGGCACCTTCACCCCGAGCGCCTTGTAGTACTCGCGGACCTGCCTCGACGGCGTCTCGACCACGACCCTGCCGTCGGCGTTGGTGTAGCAGGACAGCGACCTGGCCTTGCCCCATACCTCGGTGAGGGAGACGTCGGCCCCGGCGAGCGCCTTGCGCATCCTGAGCACCACGATGGTGCCGATGATGTCGGCGAGGATCTTGCCGCGCACGGTGAGGTCGCTCCACTTGCGCAGCGGCAGCAGGCCCAGGTAGTCCTTGCTGGTCTTGAAGACGCCCTCGATCTCGGTGCGGCAGAAGTACTCGTCCAGGATCTCGCGGGGCGTCGCGACCTTGGTGGACATCAGCACGAAGTAGCCCTGCCGCACGGTCTCCCAGTCCTTCTCGGCGAGCGACATCCCGTCGAACCTCTCCTGGTTCTTGTCCAGCCACCTGGCGAAGCGCGGCGTGGCGTTGGTCTGGTCCACGTAGACGTAGCAGTGCAGCCTCACGCCCTGCACCTCGACGTCGCGCCTCCTGGCGAAGTAGAGGTGGCCGGAGCGCGTGATCGCGTACTTGCCCTTGCCGATCAGAGAGCGGACGCCCCGCCAGAGCTCGCGGTACGGGTACCCCCTCCTCGCCGGCATCCTGACCAGCACGTCCCTCTCGCCCTCGGAGAAGGCCTCGAGCAGCTCGCGCGACGCGTAGCCCGCGTCGAGG
The DNA window shown above is from Olsenella sp. oral taxon 807 and carries:
- a CDS encoding TM2 domain-containing protein — its product is MVTQDPQGDTEEGGVQDVTTGDVISSVDEGVAREVESPTDRADSRGTSFFVPDDSKSIGKGTNESLGEGQEDEGPPLSEAVTQETRFNTTHEVAFSQSQEDDYQAQSNPQSQGPHPRGQDAQQGPYATYAQPQGQTYNQPGASATQAYPQQPTSYTQVQVFTQPPYPTRPVSRKSRVAAGLLAIFCGILGFHKFYLGYISAGIIMFLLTFFLWWTIVVPLAMFLVSIIEGVMYLTKSDEEFQRIYVQSQKDWF
- a CDS encoding carboxymuconolactone decarboxylase family protein yields the protein MVTQTAGHDALGDFAPKFAELNDDVLFGQVWSRESELPLKLRSIVTVSALIGKGIVDDSLRYHLQSARENGVSKTEMAELLTHVAFYAGWPNAWAVFKLAKEVYTDAVLGGGGVEGHGGFFGLGEPNDAYAQYFIGNSYLKALTTPDDPIAIHNVTFEPGCRNNWHIHHATTGGGQVLICVDGEGWYQEWGKPAQGLRPGDVIEIPAEVKHWHGAKVDSWFSHLAFGIPGEGLSNEWCEPVSDKTYTAL
- a CDS encoding aldo/keto reductase; the protein is MLLSERYTLADGTAIPKLGLGTWLLGDDKAYQAVVNATGVGYRMIDTAQSYGNERGVGEGVRNCGITREELFVASKVAAERKDYDTVLRSIDRSLTMMGLDYLDQMIIHSPQPWIEVNQSDNRYEAENLEVWRALVDARQAGKVRVIGVSNFNEHDLRNILDNSDATPQVNQVLAHVSNTPFELIRFCQDHGIQVEAYSPIAHGMVLKNPQIAKVAKKYHVSVAQLCVRYDIQLGLVALPKTTSVEHLRDNADVDFTISDGDMQSLKSMERIKDYGASSLFPVYGGRL
- a CDS encoding LysR family transcriptional regulator, which translates into the protein MELRALRYFLAVARKRNMTEAAIALHVTQPTLSRQISELEEELGTRLFTRTNRSTIPTEVGLRLRQRAEEILSLVTRMEDEAKGGEAELSGCIRIGTVETCATGMIAEAFASLLQSHPKVTCELLSRNADTVEERLEHGLLDFGLLLGPVKFERYECLRLPTTELVGIITRSDSDWAERSCVTPRDLQDMPLLRSSHISRQLLDLTTWSGGTLDVGRMRLVGHFDLIANATPIVKSGVANALCIDSLPSLTSEDLAFVPLEPTVRVGASVIWKRHRSLSRASAALLEKLRSMVAQDT
- a CDS encoding HdeD family acid-resistance protein — encoded protein: MKTSSKVIVIVMGVLMVASGVYCIAVPGLTFRALGWVIGFNMILDAVGNICTWGGRRELGLADGWTLAGAIASLCFGIILIVSETMQLTIELFVAYTAALWLLLIGLFRIVRSSHLHRIHKEFDTRVMARNWWVVMLTGILMVIVGVMSFMNPAIAAVAIGTMVGVGIFFAGVNLLATACIV
- a CDS encoding GNAT family N-acetyltransferase, producing MLHLEKITAKNVWDILKLKVSESQRDFVAANDVSIIEAYIAITANGHAFSFGIYDGETPVGFLMIGFDVDDCWDGTPRIAKGNYSLWRLMIDQKYQKRGFGKKAIALGLDFVRSFPCGKAKYCWLSYEPENVVARHLYSSFRFTETGDMDGDEIIAVLEL